From a single Aspergillus puulaauensis MK2 DNA, chromosome 2, nearly complete sequence genomic region:
- a CDS encoding oxidoreductase, short-chain dehydrogenase/reductase family (COG:Q;~EggNog:ENOG410PI2J;~InterPro:IPR002347,IPR036291,IPR020904;~PFAM:PF00106,PF13561,PF08659;~go_function: GO:0016491 - oxidoreductase activity [Evidence IEA];~go_process: GO:0055114 - oxidation-reduction process [Evidence IEA]), which yields MSRMAKEGQFQAPGAAQSQQTPGLESKMQPASEATKLETPEGIKEYEGSGKLNGKKALITGGDSGIGRSVAALFAREGADVTIVYLPVEDEDAQETKKLVEKEGRGCLLFPGDLRDRQVCKGAVDKHVERYGHINILVNNASQQYMCSDLAEIDLDTVEDVFKTNIIQMFAITKFALPHMGKGDSILNNTSVTTFRGTKSMVDYASTKGAIVGFTRSLASQLVPKGIRVNAVAPGSTYTPIQVDTRDAESMQNWASGKPLGRPGQPSEVATSFVFLASSAASLYYGQILHPYPLGD from the exons ATGTCGCGCATGGCAAAGGAAGGCCAATTCCAGGCTCCTGGGGCCGCCCAGAGCCAGCAGACACCAGG CCTGGAAAGCAAAATGCAGCCCGCCAGCGAAGCAACGAAGCTCGAAACACCCGAGGGTATTAAAGAATACGAAGGGTCCGGAAAGTTAAACGGGAAGAAGGCATTGATTACAGGCGGAGA CTCTGGAATCGGTCGCTCGGTGGCAGCCCTATTCGCGAGAGAAGGCGCAGATGTAACGATCGTCTACCTCCccgtcgaagatgaagacgcgCAGGAGACAAAGAAGctggttgagaaggaaggaCGGGGGTGTCTTCTGTTTCCTGGAGACCTGAGGGACCGCCAGGTTTGCAAGGGGGCTGTTGATAAACATGTTGAGCG ATACGGacacatcaacatcctcgtcaacaacgccTCGCAGCAGTACATGTGCAGCGACCTCGCGGAGATCGACCTCGACACAGTGGAAGACGTATTCAAGACGAACATCATCCAGATGTTCGCGATAACAAAGTTCGCCCTGCCGCATATGGGCAAGGGAGACTC AATCTTAAACAACACCTCTGTAACGACCTTCCGCGGCACGAAGAGCATGGTCGACTACGCCTCAACAAAAGGCGCGATTGTGGGCTTCACGCGCTCGCTGGCGAGTCAGCTCGTTCCAAAGGGGATCCGGGTTAATGCTGTTGC ACCCGGCTCAACGTACACGCCCATCCAAGTCGACACGCGCGACGCAGAGTCGATGCAGAACTGGGCTTCAGGTAAACCGCTTGGACGGCCAGGCCAGCCGAGCGAAGTTGCGACGAGCTTTGTGTTTTTGGCCAGTTCAGCGGCATCGCTTTACT ATGGGCAGATACTGCACCCATACCCGCTAGGTGACTAA
- a CDS encoding uncharacterized protein (COG:S;~EggNog:ENOG410PXV5;~SECRETED:SignalP(1-18)) codes for MYFSKALLASTLALAATAAPAPSSTTSSAPSSSSSGSSGGGGGGGVTIINNLSEEVQIQNTASTTGNGGSKSLSSGGDSTTETMQTTSDGSGISIKMSTGGSEKSVLQFEYTSEGDKVFWDFSSIDLDENSAFIKGGFSAQPDGGGCSGISCEAGDTNCSQSYQNPDDKNTNSCPGGTSFTVTLG; via the coding sequence ATGTATTTCTCCAAGGCTCTCCTCGCTTCCACCCTCGCTCTCGCAGCCACCGCTGCCCCTGCTCCCTcgagcaccaccagctccgcccccagcagctccagctccggctcttctggcggcggcggcggcggcggcgtcaccatcatcaacaacctctCCGAGGAGGTGCAGATCCAAAACACTGCCTCCACAACGGGCAACGGCGGATCGAAGAGCCTCAGCTCGGGTGGTGACAGCACAACCGAGACGATGCAGACCACCTCCGACGGCAGCGGCATTTCCATCAAGATGTCCACCGGCGGGTCCGAGAAGTCGGTCCTCCAGTTCGAGTACACCAGCGAAGGCGACAAGGTCTTCTGGGACTTCTCCAgcatcgacctcgacgagaACTCGGCCTTCATCAAGGGCGGCTTCTCCGCCCAGCCTGACGGCGGCGGCTGCTCCGGTATCTCCTGCGAGGCCGGTGACACCAACTGTTCCCAGTCGTACCAGAACCCGGACGACAAGAACACCAACTCTTGCCCCGGTGGCACCTCTTTCACTGTTACCTTGGGTTAA
- a CDS encoding uncharacterized protein (TransMembrane:4 (i16-42o62-89i110-130o192-210i)): MTDTQEADAPRKPQGWVMVLLLCLECLLFPIVSVVILFVFIFSTRPFLALVNSKPEVRHPPYSPYIWTSAVAPIAVSSIALTWAILLFYPQFKLATNPSYTKYWWAAVTTFRLCIVVVLVAIAVASAQYMPLPLGSCENEHEWRPGSNVPPNTPTVFDVLPRGWRKGSGKGRHRWYYESGCTRLAQIWKLDIAIAVLYFVMACVSTYLCARAQGISWRRWSFKTKRETQYHPVN; this comes from the exons ATGACAGACACTCAGGAGGCAGACGCCCCACGGAAGCCTCAAGGCTGGGTAATGGTCCTGCTTCTATGCTTGGAATGCCTTCTGTTCCCAATAGTATCCGTCGTCATCCTTTTCGTCTTCATTTTCTCGACCAGGCCgtttctcgccctcgtcaacAGCAAGCCCGAGGTTCGCCATCCTCCTTACAGCCCCTATATCTGGACAAGCGCCGTCGCACCGATCGCTGTT TCTAGCATCGCCCTCACCTGGGCAATCCTCCTATTCTACCCACAGTTCAAACTCGCCACGAACCCCTCTTACACAAAATACTGGTGGGCCGCCGTAACAACCTTCCGGCTATGCATCGTAGTAGTCCTCgttgccatcgccgtcgcATCCGCCCAGTACATGCCCCTACCGCTCGGGTCCTGCGAGAACGAACACGAGTGGCGACCCGGCTCTAACGTGCCCCCCAACACACCGACGGTATTCGATGTCCTGCCCCGCGGCTGGAGAAAGGGGTCCGGCAAGGGCCGTCATCGTTGGTACTATGAGTCTGGGTGCACGAGGCTAGCGCAGATTTGGAAATTGGATATTGCAATTGC GGTGTTGTATTTTGTCATGGCGTGTGTCTCGACGTACCTGTGCGCGCGCGCGCAAGGGATCTCGTGGCGCCGGTGGTCGTTTAAGACCAAGCGTGAGACTCAATATCACCCCGTCAACTAA
- a CDS encoding flavin-containing monooxygenase (COG:S;~EggNog:ENOG410PJV2;~InterPro:IPR036188;~PFAM:PF07992,PF13738;~TransMembrane:1 (o447-473i)), producing MPPHTVDLLIIGAGLHGLIMAKTYLEIHPAATLLVVDEAQSVGGTWAAERLYPGLKTNNVFGSYELSDFPMVSEKYGVDGTGHIPGYVVHAYLCDAAEHFGITPRLRLGTRVISAEMNEKGVWEVRVGSASGAGIINNVLATRLVVATGLTSKPHIPEIPGAETFDRLIVHSKQLKEHAQPLAESKRIVVVGGNKSAWDVCYTAVQSGSQVDMIIRPSGGGPSYLWPRSFSLGPFRTSLAKLSTTRFFTLFDPAPFYQSGHFSWMKRVLHRTALGQRICRYFWTYLDSLIRRLNGYSTHPELKKLEPWTTLFWMGNSLSVHNYETSWFDLVREGKIRVHITDLASLSPGKVHLANGEILHADSLVLCTGWATDIPVQLGIQGDDDLNGGKEAAKTVYQSVPYLATLSRRTSNAPNCGLFSSGKLTTSPLLYRDMIPAQKSFIEQRNLAFIGMSVSIHAVLVAQVQALWIAAFFEERIEHLSPDHSNLEHVQKCAILDKTYGEIRRPRETGGLAGRHADLVFDSLPYVDELLGDLGLLANRKGNWWRELMEAYLPGDFRGLVQEWVKLRL from the exons ATGCCTCCCCACACAGTTGACCTACTAATCATCGGCGCAG GCCTCCACGGCCTCATCATGGCCAAGACGTACCTAGAGATCCATCCAGCTGCAACGCTGCTCGTTGTAGACGAAGCCCAGTCCGTCGGGGGCACCTGGGCCGCCGAACGGCTGTACCCCGGGTTAAAGACGAACAACGTTTTCGGGTCTTACGAGCTTAGCGATTTCCCCATGGTCTCTGAGAAGTATGGAGTTGATGGGACAGGACATATCCCTGGATATGTAGTGCATGCGTATCTCTGCGATGCTGCTGAGCATTTTGGGATTACGCCGCGTCTTCGACTTGGTACGAGGGTTATTTCGGCTGAGATGAATGAGAAGGGGGTATGGGAGGTTAGGGTTGGGTCTGCTAGTGGAGCAGGAATAATCAATAATGTACTCGCCACCAGACTGGTAGTTGCGACAGGGCTTACATCGAAGCCCCATATACCAGAGATACCTGGCGCCGAGACATTCGACCGTCTCATCGTCCACTCAAAACAGCTCAAGGAGCACGCCCAACCACTGGCAGAGAGCAAGAGGATAGTCGTGGTCGGCGGAAATAAGTCCGCATGGGACGTCTGCTATACAGCTGTCCAGTCCGGCTCGCAGGTCGACATGATCATTCGGCCCTCAGGAGGCGGCCCAAGCTATCTCTGGCCACGTAGTTTCTCGCTGGGTCCGTTCAGGACATCACTGGCGAAGCTTTCTACTACGAGATTCTTTACCTTGTTCGATCCAGCGCCATTCTACCAGAGCGGGCACTTCTCGTGGATGAAACGGGTGCTCCACCGAACAGCACTGGGGCAGAGAATCTGTCGATATTTCTGGACGTATCTCGATTCTCTTATTCGACGACTCAATGGGTACAGCACACATCCTGAACTGAAGAAGCTAGAGCCGTGGACGACTCTCTTCTGGATGGGAAACTCTCTTAGTGTGCATAACTACGAAACGAGCTGGTTTGATCTCGTCCGTGAGGGAAAGATACGAGTACATATTACAGATCTGGCAAGCCTGTCACCTGGAAAGGTCCACCTGGCGAATGGGGAGATCCTGCATGCCGACTCCCTAGTGCTGTGTACCGGGTGGGCTACTGATATCCCTGTACAGCTGGGCATTCAGGGAGACGACGATTTGAATGGTGGCAAAGAGGCCGCAAAGACAGTCTATCAAAGTGTTCCTTACCTGGCAACCCTGTCTCGACGGACATCCAACGCTCCTAATTGTGGACTATTCTCCTCCGGGAAGCTAACAACCTCTCCATTGCTATACCGCGATATGATCCCAGCGCAGAAGTCATTCATTGAGCAAAGGAACCTCGCGTTCATCGGCATGTCCGTCTCCATCCACGCCGTGCTTGTCGCTCAAGTCCAAGCACTTTGGATAGCCGCGTTCTTCGAGGAGAGAATCGAGCATCTCAGCCCTGATCATTCCAACCTAGAGCATGTGCAAAAATGTGCTATTCTCGACAAGACATACGGGGAAATCCGCCGACCCCGAGAAACAGGAGGGCTAGCTGGACGACACGCGGATCTGGTGTTTGATAGCCTACCGTATGTGGATGAGTTACTGGGTGATCTAGGGTTGTTAGCAAACAGGAAGGGGAATTGGTGGAGGGAGCTTATGGAGGCGTATTTGCCTGGTGATTTCAGGGGGCTGGTGCAGGAGTGGGTGAAATTAAGATTGTAA
- a CDS encoding oleate hydratase (COG:S;~EggNog:ENOG410PVR9;~InterPro:IPR010354,IPR036188;~PFAM:PF06100;~go_function: GO:0050151 - oleate hydratase activity [Evidence IEA];~go_function: GO:0071949 - FAD binding [Evidence IEA];~go_process: GO:0006631 - fatty acid metabolic process [Evidence IEA]), which yields MVNISHPRPRRDSKNIDAWLVGSGVASLTAAIHLMKDAKVPAGNIHILDSSSGSGGGLKTHGNAMDGYFLPMDGNPHFHGECIERLLALIPSQMDGSGSVMKDIRDREKTEEELMPAQARGIKQGEKGAEVFHPHGLQVGMKHRMTLVSLMMENEMSMGMKKIEDMFDKTFFDTSFWMLWSTTFALQPWHSAIEFKRHLRKYLEDIGALNSVKTTHRTEFNFFESVVHPLSDYLKQEGVDFRFNTRVTDLQCYPDGDPTTMCAIEMVQDNKEELITVDPTDIVIMGLGSVNAGVSLGTNKSPPPPLQSNWQDLMTTDWKLWEKLSKKSLKFGDPTTFLTHIQESTVETFTTTFKGGDFPNAYENITHDKPGTGSLLSLTGSSWQMTLCFPHQPIFPNQPLDTTVMMGYGLNPTQPGEYVKKPMCECTGEEILREALAHLGIPEGDIVSKSKTIPCGMPLGTAPLLTRGPHDRPTVLPGHAMNFGCVGQFVEIPGDTTMEVEYSVRGAQTAVADLMGLPEKPPKPPRSLLMEVFDLII from the exons ATGGTCAATATATCGCACCCCCGACCCCGCCGCGACTCGAAGAACATCGACGCCTGGCTCGTCGGCAGCGGCGTGGCATCCCTAACCGCCGCAATCCATCTGATGAAAGATGCAAAAGTGCCAGCCGGaaacatccacatcctcgactccagctccggGTCCGGTGGCGGACTCAAAACACACGGCAATGCAATGGACGGCTACTTCTTGCCCATGGACGGCAACCCGCATTTCCACGGGGAATGCATCGAgaggctgctggcgctgattCCGAGCCAGATGGACGGCAGCGGGTCTGTTATGAAGGATATCCGGGACCGTGagaagacggaggaggagctgatGCCTGCTCAGGCGAGGGGCATCAAacagggagagaaaggagctGAGGTGTTCCATCCGCATGGCCTGCAGGTTGGGATGAAGCATCGCATGACGCTGGTTAGCCTGATGATGGAGAATGAGATGtcgatggggatgaagaagattgaggACATGTTCGACAAGACCTTCTTCGACACCAGCTTCTGGATGCTGTGGTCGACTAC GTTCGCCCTGCAGCCCTGGCACAGCGCCATCGAGTTCAAGAGACACCTCCGCAAGTACCTCGAGGACATCGGTGCCCTGAACAGCGTCAAGACCACGCACCGGACCGAgttcaacttcttcgagtCCGTCGTGCACCCGCTGTCCGACTATCTCAAGCAAGAGGGCGTGGACTTCCGCTTCAACACCCGCGTCACAGACCTCCAGTGCTATCCCGACGGCGACCCAACCACCATGTGCGCCATCGAGATGGTCCAGGACAACAAGGAAGAGCTCATCACCGTCGACCCAACCGACATCGTCATCATGGGCCTCGGCTCCGTCAACGCCGGCGTCTCCCTAGGCACAAACAAATCGCCCCCTCCACCCCTGCAATCCAACTGGCAAGACCTAATGACCACGGACTGGAAGCTCTGGGAGAAACTGTCCAAGAAGTCTCTCAAATTCGGCGACCCAACGACCTTCCTCACGCACATCCAAGAGTCCACCGTCGAAACATTCACCACCACATTCAAGGGCGGCGACTTCCCAAACGCCTACGAGAACATCACCCACGACAAACCAGGCACAggctccctcctctccctcacaGGCTCCAGCTGGCAAATGACCCTCTGCTTCCCGCACCAGCCCATCTTCCCCAACCAACCCCTCGACACAACCGTCATGATGGGCTACGGCCTCAACCCCACCCAGCCCGGCGAATACGTCAAGAAGCCCATGTGCGAGTGCACCGGCGAGGAAATCCTACGCGAGGCCCTCGCCCACCTCGGCATCCCCGAGGGTGATATCgtgtccaagtccaagaccATCCCCTGCGGGATGCCGCTCGGTACGGCGCCGCTGCTGACTCGGGGGCCGCATGACCGGCCGACTGTGCTGCCGGGGCATGCGATGAACTTTGGGTGCGTGGGCCAGTTCGTGGAGATTCCGGGGGATACCACGATGGAGGTGGAGTATAGTGTCAGGGGCGCGCAGACGGCTGTTGCGGATTTGATGGGATTGCCTGAGAAACCGCCCAAGCCGCCGCGTagtttgttgatggaggtgtttgatttgattatttaa
- a CDS encoding uncharacterized protein (COG:M;~EggNog:ENOG410PK0T;~InterPro:IPR002110,IPR036770,IPR020683,IPR000433;~PFAM:PF13857,PF12796,PF00023,PF13637,PF13606, PF00569;~TransMembrane:1 (o1310-1328i);~go_function: GO:0005515 - protein binding [Evidence IEA];~go_function: GO:0008270 - zinc ion binding [Evidence IEA]): MDPLSITTGVVGLATLAYQIIGYLGTVRAGGKDRLALCNEVTYLWMSITSLLEQLSSDAVKDDKIPDSLLPLFEPDGILKDIKIQLEDLEGKIKARSSRSKIAQTLAWPFTQKDAERMIQRIGRLKATLQDGINQSTHALSQDIYRDTQSLKNAVDETRLKELIDWISPLNFVAKQSMIWNEHHKGTCKWFLDRDDFREWREGENTRLFCPGIPGAGKTFLSSIVYSELERLRVREEGGLKGAAVVMLYCKWDDPLSQDVDNLLSSIIKQFVQRYNVGVSEMMGLFTKHGKEGTRPSRDQLQSTLQLLIGRFTKVFVVLDGLDELRNEKERLPLLKFLSPWSTASSPSTTTINLMVTSRPLPNIVRHFRPLHDSKSTIYCDICGEPKIPMQHHCAECEESYDLCPSCFDSNTKRCGYKAHTYHLEFNARVIPIAAVEEDLTTYVCWRTSASDFLQQCVEIKEGLMDRILDTVVKNNGGMFLLAKFNMDTLESKLNIKQLMAALKTLPQELDGTYADAMMRITELPPSTKDTVLQFLCWVVFAEQPLHEKAIEHALAVDEGEADIDDDSIIRARTLANKCAGLVQFDESDCLRLVHYSAEGFFRQNRDTWFPDGNTKITSTCLTYLRFDVFRAGACSGASEADDFEDRLVKYPFLRYASINWGYHLRATESDALFNRALELLVDPACLASVTQALWYLEDQQRSMSWSAKEGSAIHLAAHFNLESLVHKLSKKGHDPNLTDIKGSTPLALAARRANIEVVTALIKAGASVNPVDNAGRSPLHWSIYEGHFAVFKFLMEQKGIDVNISDARWSHYTPLMVAAASGYTDYTALLLASNSIDVNKQCTSPAGGTALTLASYRGQTDAVKLLLAHPSIDINHKDHSGDTALTSAAQGGYYDLVEALLDHGADTEARQEGTDGTAIMRAIDGGRTSIVQLLIARGANVHVVDVFNRGLLHSAAVNRRAEILRLLLSHDPTLDVNMRDAHGKTTLHDIARMGDLETVDVLLEHGGDPTVKDNYGRTPIRVAHESHHPAILEMFRAARARRKAEGIISGSEPLRTDSGTVLDEVKRSDTGLSIPGTLPLWSLVVSKQMNELKERLPEASKDEINSTEPDMGQAALHWAIGDSDVETARLLIKHGADIDLQNRYGRTPLHLSIMAESWETTRVLLEAGADPNIDDYWGAPPLSMSDNPVCLLLIENGARLDRARMDLGYYLGYAAQAGWETSIRRLISAGADVWSKDRTGRTPYMIAKENGQLEMANLILQLAPKQEVSHNQDTDEKENGHSGHGKLNGSTAPVAINIKSSSPVFGRHLYTLLLVLVLITATTLARLY, encoded by the coding sequence ATGGATCCCCTGAGCATCACCACCGGCGTCGTCGGCCTCGCAACCCTCGCCTACCAGATCATCGGATACCTCGGGACAGTTCGCGCTGGTGGGAAGGACCGGCTGGCCCTGTGCAATGAAGTCACCTACCTCTGGATGTCCATCACCTCGCTCCTCGAGCAGCTCTCCTCCGACGCCGTCAAGGACGATAAAATCCCCGACTCCCTACTCCCGCTCTTCGAACCCGATGGCATTCTAAAGGATATTAAGATCCAGCTCGAGGATCTAGAGGGGAAGATCAAGGCGCGCTCGTCGCGGAGCAAGATCGCGCAGACGCTCGCTTGGCCGTTTACGCAGAAGGATGCGGAGCGTATGATTCAACGGATTGGCCGGTTGAAGGCGACGCTGCAGGATGGGATTAACCAGTCGACGCATGCGCTTTCGCAGGATATTTATCGGGATACGCAGAGTCTGAAGAATGCGGTTGATGAGACGAGGCTGAAGGAGCTGATTGACTGGATTTCGCCGCTGAATTTTGTCGCGAAGCAGAGTATGATTTGGAATGAGCACCATAAGGGGACTTGCAAGTGGTTTTTGGATCGAGATGACTTTCGTGAGTGGAGGGAGGGCGAGAATACGCGTCTCTTCTGTCCGGGGATTCCGGGGGCTGGGAAGACGTTTCTGTCGTCGATTGTATACAGCGAGCTGGAGCGTCTGCGGGTGCGCGAGGAGGGCGGCCTCAAGGGTGCTGCTGTGGTTATGCTGTACTGCAAATGGGATGATCCGCTGTCGCAGGATGTCGATAACCTGCTGTCTAGCATCATCAAGCAGTTCGTCCAGCGATATAACGTCGGGGTGAGCGAGATGATGGGCCTGTTCACCAAGCACGGCAAGGAAGGGACAAGGCCTTCACGAGACCAGCTGCAGTCcaccctccagctcctcatcggGCGCTTTACAAAGGTATTCGTCGTTCTTGATGGACTGGACGAGTTGCGCAATGAAAAGGAACGACTCCCTCTGTTGAAGTTTCTATCTCCATGGAGCACTGCATCGTCCCCCAGTACAACCACCATCAACCTGATGGTCACATCGCGCCCTCTGCCCAACATCGTCCGGCACTTCCGACCCTTACACGACTCTAAAAGTACCATCTACTGCGATATATGTGGTGAACCGAAGATACCAATGCAGCACCACTGCGCCGAGTGCGAGGAAAGCTACGACCTGTGCCCATCGTGCTTCGACAGCAACACCAAGCGCTGTGGATATAAAGCGCACACATACCACCTCGAGTTCAACGCCCGAGTCATCCCCATCGCTGCAGTCGAAGAGGACTTGACGACCTACGTCTGCTGGCGAACAAGCGCCTCCGACTTTCTGCAGCAGTGCGTGGAAATCAAAGAAGGCCTGATGGATCGCATCCTCGACACGGTCGTCAAGAACAACGGCGGGATGTTCCTGCTGGCCAAGTTCAACATGGACACGCTCGAGTCGAAGCTCAACATCAAACAGCTCATGGCAGCACTCAAGACCCTGCCCCAGGAACTGGACGGGACGTATGCAGACGCCATGATGCGCATCACCGAGCTCCCCCCGTCGACCAAGGACACCGTCCTGCAGTTCCTTTGTTGGGTTGTCTTCGCAGAGCAGCCGCTGCATGAGAAAGCCATTGAGCACGCTCTCGCTGTGGATGAGGGCGAGgcagacatcgacgacgacagTATCATCCGCGCGAGGACGCTGGCGAACAAGTGCGCTGGGCTCGTGCAGTTTGACGAATCCGACTGTCTTCGACTGGTCCACTACTCGGCCGAGGGCTTCTTCAGGCAGAACCGCGATACGTGGTTCCCTGATGGAAATACAAAGATCACTTCAACCTGCTTGACGTATCTCCGGTTCGATGTCTTCCGCGCCGGCGCTTGCTCTGGTGCATCGGAGGCTGACGACTTTGAGGACCGTCTAGTCAAGTATCCCTTCCTGCGGTATGCATCTATCAACTGGGGATATCACCTCCGTGCGACGGAGAGCGATGCCCTGTTCAATCGGGCTCTTGAGCTCCTAGTCGACCCTGCATGTCTGGCCTCTGTAACGCAGGCCTTGTGGTATCTCGAGGACCAGCAACGCTCCATGAGCTGGTCTGCAAAAGAGGGCTCTGCAATCCATCTGGCCGCGCACTTCAATCTAGAGAGCCTGGTACACAAGCTCTCCAAGAAGGGGCACGATCCCAATCTCACAGATATCAAAGGGTCCACCCCtctggcactggcagccCGACGTGCCAACATCGAGGTGGTGACAGCTCTGATCAAGGCCGGTGCATCGGTCAATCCAGTCGACAACGCCGGTCGTTCTCCCTTGCACTGGTCCATCTATGAAGGCCACTTCGCCGTCTTCAAGTTCCTCATGGAGCAAAAAGGCATCGACGTCAACATCTCAGACGCTCGCTGGTCCCACTACACCCCGTTAATGGtcgccgcagccagcggcTACACAGACTACacagccctcctcctcgcatccaactccatcgaCGTGAACAAGCAATGCACCAGCCCAGCCGGCGGAACAGCCCTAACTCTCGCCTCCTATCGCGGCCAAACCGACGCCGTCAaactcctcctcgcccaccCCTCCATCGACATCAACCACAAAGACCACAGCGGCGACACAGCCCTCACCAGCGCCGCGCAGGGCGGGTACTACGACCTCGTCGAagccctcctcgaccacggcGCCGACACCGAAGCCCGCCAGGAAGGCACCGACGGCACGGCCATCATGCGCGCCATCGACGGAGGCCGCACGTCCATCGTACAGCTCCTCATCGCGCGCGGCGCAAACGTCCACGTCGTCGACGTCTTCAACCGCGGCCTGCTCCACTCAGCAGCCGTGAACCGCCGCGCCGAGATCCTGCGCTTGCTTCTCTCCCACGATCCAACGTTAGATGTGAACATGCGCGACGCACACGGGAAAACAACCCTACACGATATCGCGCGCATGGGCGACCTCGAAACCGTCGATGTCCTCCTCGAGCATGGAGGCGATCCCACCGTGAAGGATAACTACGGCCGGACTCCGATCCGCGTCGCGCATGAGTCGCACCACCCTGCGATCCTGGAGATGTTCCGGGCTGCGCGCGCGAGACGGAAAGCCGAGGGGATCATATCGGGCAGCGAGCCGCTTCGCACGGATAGCGGGACTGTGCTTGACGAGGTGAAGCGCTCGGACACGGGCCTGTCAATTCCTGGGACTTTACCGCTCTGGTCGCTTGTTGTGTCGAAGCAGATGAATGAGTTGAAGGAGAGACTGCCTGAGGCGTCCAAGGACGAGATTAACAGCACAGAGCCGGATATGGGGCAGGCGGCGCTGCATTGGGCGATTGGCGATAGTGATGTCGAGACAGCGAGGCTGCTGATTAAACACGGGGCGGATATCGATCTGCAGAATCGGTACGGGCGCACTCCGCTGCATTTGTCGATTATGGCggagagctgggagacgacgagggttCTGCTTGAGGCGGGCGCGGACCCGAATATCGACGACTACTGGGGGGCACCGCCGCTGTCTATGTCTGATAATCCtgtttgtcttcttctgattGAGAACGGGGCAAGGCTGGACCGGGCTCGTATGGATTTGGGCTATTATCTGGGATATGCGGCGCAGGCGGGTTGGGAGACTTCGATTCGGCGGCTGATTTCTGCGGGTGCCGATGTCTGGAGTAAGGACAGGACGGGCAGGACGCCGTATATGATTGCGAAGGAGAATGGGCAGCTTGAGATGGCGAATTTGATCTTGCAGCTTGCGCCGAAGCAGGAGGTTTCTCATAACCAAGACAcggatgagaaggagaatggccATTCCGGACATGGCAAGCTCAATGGTTCGACTGCGCCGGTggctataaatattaaatcgAGCAGTCCGGTGTTTGGACGGCATCTATATACCCTTTTGTTGGTTTTGGTACTGATTACAGCGACGACATTGGCACGGCTATATTAA